The Candidatus Aminicenantes bacterium nucleotide sequence TTACGACATGAACAAACTCACCGCCGCCCACCAGACCCTTCCTTTTCATACGCTGCTGGAGGTGGAAAACCTGGAAAACGGGCAGAAAGTGCTGGTGCGCATCAACGATCGCGGGCCTTTTTTGAAGGACCGGATCATCGATCTGTCGCGCCAGGCAGCTCAGAGGCTGGGCATGGTCGAGAAGGGAACCGCGCCGGTCACCCTCCGCCTGGTCCGCTGGTTGGGTAACGGGCTGCTTGCAGGCGTCCCAGATAGGGGACTGTCTAAAGACGGACCCGAAGGGGTCCTGGCTCAAGGCGGCCCAGAAGGGGGCCCAACCGACGGCGCATGCTGCGTGCAGGCGGGGGCATTCTCTTTGCGCGAGAATGCCGAAGATCTGCTGGTAACGCTGGGAGAAATTTTCCCCGACCTGCGCTTCCGGGTCGTCGTTGAGGATGGCATGTTCAAGGTGCTTTCGATGGGATTGCCTGCAGCGGCGCGTTGCCAGGCGATCATCGACAGGATGGCCGAGTATCATCTGCCGGCTTTTGCCAGGAAGCCCTGCCCGGAGAAAGCGGAATGAATTCAACGCGGCCATTGTCCGTTTGACATCCATGCTTGAAATTGTTTTATTTTTTATTTATAATTCCGGAAGAGAGTTTTATGTTTTAATGGGGTAATGAGAAAAATGGCAACTGCGGCGTTTGCAAGTGATTTTTAGCATGCTTGAAGAATCGGGCACCGGCTTGGAAAAATCCCTTGTGCCGGAGCATACCAGCGATGAGCTGGCCAAGAAGATCCTGATCGTGGAAGACGATCCGGTGGAGCGCGAGGCGCTTGAGGAATTCCTGCAGTTGAACGATTTCATGGTGCTTTCGGTAGCCAGCGCCGCCCAGGCGCTGAAAATCCTGAAAAAAACGGATTTCGACCTGGTGCTCACCGACCTGGTCATGCCCGAGATGGACGGCATTTCCATGACACGTGCCATCCGTGACATGGGCAAGGACATCCCGGTTTTGGTCATGACCGGTTTTGCTTCGATCGAGTACGCGGTCGAGGCAATCAAAGCCGGGGCCACCGATTTTATCACCAAGCCGCTCAAGCTCGACCATGTCGTTTTCATCATCAACCGCGTGCTGGAGACCCGCTCGCTGAGGATAAAAGCCATGGAAACGGAGTACTACAAGGACCTTTCCAACCGCGATGAGTTGACCAAGATCAGCAATTACCGGCACTTCAACTACGTGCTGCAGCTGGAGATCGACCGCCAGCTACGCTACCATCGGCCGTTGACCCTGCTGATCATCGACATCGACGACTTTAAAAAATGCAACGATGCCCACGGCCACCTGACCGGGGATATGGTCCTGGTCAAGGTGGCTTCCCTGCTGACCACCCAGATCCGCAGCTGCGATTTCGTCGCCCGCT carries:
- a CDS encoding diguanylate cyclase; its protein translation is MLEESGTGLEKSLVPEHTSDELAKKILIVEDDPVEREALEEFLQLNDFMVLSVASAAQALKILKKTDFDLVLTDLVMPEMDGISMTRAIRDMGKDIPVLVMTGFASIEYAVEAIKAGATDFITKPLKLDHVVFIINRVLETRSLRIKAMETEYYKDLSNRDELTKISNYRHFNYVLQLEIDRQLRYHRPLTLLIIDIDDFKKCNDAHGHLTGDMVLVKVASLLTTQIRSCDFVARYGGDEFTVILPEISEKEALPVCRRIMKSIAACEFQSFEKKAIGPLSVTIGIASFPTHAVVGRELIEKADQAMYSGKRAGKNCICIFGDEINILH